One stretch of Harmonia axyridis chromosome 1, icHarAxyr1.1, whole genome shotgun sequence DNA includes these proteins:
- the LOC123674158 gene encoding uncharacterized protein LOC123674158, with amino-acid sequence METYSKIFLDENNHHRVKMEMGEDDDSYEKGNSLDLDQRKSPNFQDTTDWGHIDEKTEFLDIVHHYTDEKGIRSSIKYEKGEFALNQKNNLEGHIDAVHLNGRDDYAANHKVQLKIHIDSVHLNKKELECHLCDYAFS; translated from the exons atggaaacatactcaaaaattttcctAGATGAAAATAATCATCACAGAGTAAAGATGGAAATGGGAGAAGATGATGATAGCTATGAAAAAGGAAACTCATTGGACTTGGA CCAGAGGAAGAGTCCAAA TTTTCAGGACACAACTGATTGGGGGCATATTGATGAAAAGACTGAATTCTTGGATATTGTTCACCATTACACTGAtgagaagggaataagatcgtctattaaatatgaaaaagggGAGTTTGCTTTAAACCAGAAAAACAATCTCGAAGGgcatatagatgctgtccatttgaatggAAGAgatgattatgcagccaaccataaagttcaactcaaaattcatatcgattctgtccatttgaataaaaaagaacttgaatgtcacttatgtgattatgca TTTTCATGA